CGCTTTCCAAGTATGTTGTCCCACCGCTACCGAATGGGGAACCAGGGGGGCGCGTGATTGGCAAAGGCAGAGACATCCAAGGCGTATTTCGTTTTACACGCATCCGACACACGCTCTCTGACTGGTGGGCGGATGCTTCTGCGCTCAACTCATTGACGCAATGGCTCAATGAACGCACCAAAATTAAAGCCGATATGAACGTTGAAGGCGGCGCATTGAAACTCAACGATGCCAGCCTCTTCAAAACGCCGCTCGTTTTTATGACCGGACATGATCCAGCAGTTGTCCGATCTCGCGATCTCCACCGAAAAAATTATGGTGCTGGTAGAATAGATGGTCGTTTCTCTGACAACGAAGCAGCAGGACTGCGTCGCTATCTCGTCGAAAAAGGTGGGCTCCTCGTCTTTGACGACTGCGGTGTAGAGGCACCTGCACAGGCGATGACTCGCCTCTTCCTGGCGCAGATGCGATACATTATGCCTGAATATCACATTGGGCGCATTTCCAACGATCACGAAGTCTATAATAACTTCTATGGGATGGGTGGACCTCCGATCGGATATGACATCTTCTGGTGGGGCACACGTCCACCGAAACGGAACTACCTCGAAGGTATCTCCATCGGTGGCAAACTCTCCGTTATCGTTATCCGTCGTGACTACATGTGCTCAATGGAGTCTATCAGTCTCCCTGTGCGTAGTGTTCACTATTCACCTGGTGTCTTTCGTTTCATGACAAACGTTGTAGTATACGCGTTGACACACGGCGCGATTTCCGACTACTCCGGTTATGTCCCGAAGGATTTATTACGTGAAAAGGAACTTCCGACGCGTCCACCTGCTGCCGCGAGGGTTGGTAGTTTCGAGTAGCATCTTTACCTTCCAGCGCGTCCAAGTTTCCTTGAAGGAACTAAAAAGTAGGTTGGGTTGAACGCAGTGAAACCCAACTTATTCTCTAATTTCACACTGCCCTCGTAATTCCAAGTCTTACCGTACTTGCCATAGTTCCACTGAAGGTTGCCCTTTTTTGTGCAATCTGATGCCCCCTTCCGTGCAATTTAACCCGTTTAAGCCACGAATTACCGCAGATTCAGCGTTGTTTGCATTGGCACAGAAATTGCATTTACCTCTAACAACGATTATTTTTGGAGGTAATAACGAATGCGTACGAAAAGAACCTCAGGTGCCTTGTTGACTTCTTTGGGACTTCACCTTGTGTTAGCGTTTGTTGCTGGTCTTTATCTGATTGCTCAAACGCCTCATTTCCAAGAATTCATAGGTGTTGAAGTACTCAAACAGCAAGCACCACCGAAACCTACGGTACGGAAACTTATTGTGAGATCTTTTACGAAACCGACTGTTCCGACGCAAAATACAATTGTTGTTGAACAGGCGCCAGTGAAACCCCGTGTAACAACCGTCTTCGGTGATAAGGATATTTTCCGACCCCAGACAGTGCTTGGGGTTTCAAATCAGACTGTCAAAGTCGAAGCACCAATCAATCCAAATGTGCCGAAAGTGGTCGCCCCGAATGCGTCAGTCCCACCAACTGTAACACATACAGATGTTCCAGTTTCAAACGCTCCCGATGCCTTGGCGTTCTTTGCTCCTGTGGCAAGTGTCCCAGCTGGACCGGCTAATATTGGTCGTGGTGTTGCTGGCACTGCAGTTCAGGTAAAGATTGCTTTTGAGCATCCACCTGGACTTGCGATGGTCGAATATGTTGGTGCCGTAAATAGCAGTATTGATCATGTTAATAGAAGAATAAATCTTGGTTCTGACGAAGTGCCACCTGCTCCCAGGGGTGAGCCGCATGGCCACGTTATCGGAAGAGGGAAAGACATCCGTGGTGTATTCCGTTTCACACGGGTCAAACATAGTCTCTCTGACTGGTGGGCGGATGCTTCTTCCTTGAACGCGTTAACCAAGTGGCTCAACGAGCGAACGAAAATCAAAACCGACATGAATGTTGAAGGTGGCGCAGTGAAGCTCACCGATGCCAACCTCTTCAAAATGCCGCTCGCCTTTATGACAGGACATGATCCAGCACTTGTCCGTTCTCGAAACCTCCTTGGACGGCAATATGGTGGTGGTAAACTGGATGGCCGTCTCAGTGAGGCTGCGGCTGCGGGGCTGCGTCGGTACCTTGTTGAGAAAGGTGGATTCCTTGTCTTTGACGACTGTGGTGTGAATGCACCTGCACAGGGGATGGTTCGTCTGTTTCTCGCACAGATGCGTTATGTGATGCCTGAGCATCAGGTTGAGCGGATCCCAAATGATCACGAAGTTTATAACAACTTCTATGAAATGGGGGGTCCTCCCGTCGGCTTCGACATCTTCTGGTGGGGCACACGTCCACCGAAACGGAATTATCTTGAAGGTATCTCTGTTGGGGATAAGTTGTCTGTTATCGTTGTCCGTCGCGACTATATGTGCTCGATGGAAGCCGTGAGTCTCCCGACGCGTCCTGTTCACTATTCACCGGGTGTATATCGTTTCATGACGAATGTTGTGGTGTATGCGTTGACACACGGTCAGATTTCTGACTACTCTGGTTATGTGCCGGAGAATAAGTTAGCGAAGACAGAGCTCCCGACACGCGCCCCTCAAGCCGCAAGAGTCGGTAATTTTGAATAGCGTTTTGTGTCTAAGAGCAGTTAAAAACTGTTCACTTTATCCAAGGTTGTTCAGTTATCTACCGCTGGTAACTGAACAACTCTATTAGGATTGGCATCAAAATTATATTTGTCTCGATAAGTTTATCTTTTCGAGGAAGTTTATCTTTTCGAGGTGATGACGAATGCGTGAGAAAATAACTTCAGGTGCGTTAATAACTTCGTTGGTCCTTCATCTTATCATCGCTTTTGTTGCTGGTATCTATCTTGTCACACAGACTGAACGGTTTAAAGACTTGATGGGCATTGAAGTGCTCCAACCCGAAGAGCCACCGAAACCTATGATTGGGCGGTCTCTTGTAAAACCCGCTGTTAAGCCGACTGTTCCAACACGAAAAATTGTCATTGAGCAGATTCAGGTGCCACCACGTTTGGATACTGTGTTTCTCCGTGAACCGACGTTCCGATCGCAGAAGGTACTTGGGTTTTCGTACCAAACCGTCAGAGTAAAACCGCCAATAGATCCAAACAGACTGAAAGTAGTTACGCCGAACCGGGCAGTGCCAACAGATGTGATACATGCTGATTTACTCGTGTCAGATGCCCCAGATGCCTTAGCATTTTCCGCGCCTGTGATAACGGTACCTTCCGCACGAACGAAAGATGTTGTCCGTGGTATCGCAGGACATTTGAAGGCCACTCTTGAGCATCCACCGGGACTCTCAATGGTTGAAAATGTCGGTGCTGCACGCGATGCGCTCGGCGATGTCGTCGAAAACATTACCCTTTCCAGTTATGTCGTACCACCTCTTCCCAAAGGCGAACCGGGTGGACGCGTCATCGGTAAAGGTAGGGACATCCACGGTGTGTTCCGTTTTGCTCGCGTCCGGCATGAACTTTCTGACTGGTGGGCAGATGCTTCTGCACTCAACGCCCTGACGCAATGGCTCAACGAACGCACGAAAATCAAAACCGATATGAACGTTGAGGGAGGCGCGGTGAAACTCAACGATGCAAACCTCTTCAAGACACCGCTCGCCTTTATGACAGGACATGATCCGGGGCTCGTCCGTTCTCGGAAGATGTATGGATGGAAGTATGGTACCGGTAGAATAGATGGTCGCCTCAGCGAGTCTGAAGCCGCTGGTATGCGTCGCTATCTCGTTGAAAAAGGCGGCTTTCTCGTCTTTGACGACTGTGGTGTGAATGCTCCTATGCAGGCAATGGTTCGCCTTTTTCTCTCACAGATGCGTTACGTCATGCCTGAATATCAAGTTGAACGGATCTCCAACAACCACGAAATTTACAATAACTTCTATGGGATGGGGGGTCCTCCAGTCGGTTTTGACATCTTCTGGTGGGGCACACGTCCACCGAAACGGAACTACCTTGAAGGTATCTCTGTTGGTGAGAAGTTGTCCGTTGTTGTCCGTCGCGATTACATGTGCGCGATGGAGACTGTCAGTTACCCGACGCGTAGTGTCCACTATTCGCCAGGAGTCTACCGTTTCATGACGAATGTGGTAGTGTATGCGTTGACGCACGGCTCGATTCCTGACTATTCCGGTTATGTGCCGGAAGACTTATTACTTGAAAAAGAACTTCCGACGCGTCCACCTGCCGCTGCGAGGGTTGGCAGTTTTGAATAGCGTTTCTCCGGTAGCAACAATTCCCTTTTCCTCTTGACAAAAAAGACATATTCCATACAATAGGATGCATTGTTTCCAGAATCTATCACACTGCTAACTAAATTTATATCTAAAGGACCCACATAATGGAAAAAACGCATCTACTTCAGGCACCACACCTCCATGCGATTGCACGCAATATCTTCGTTGCCGCCGGTGCATCGCGGCACATTGCAGAGGATGTCGCCGAAATCCTTGTTAACGCCAACCTCGCCGGACACGATTCACACGGTGTGCTACGTGTACCTGCTTATCTACGCGGCATTGATGATGGACACTTGAATCCTGCCGCTGAACCCGAAGTCCTCGCGGAAACCCCTAATACTTTACGTGTTGATGCGCAACGTGGATTTGGACACTATGTCTCGCGTTGGTCAATTAGCAAAGCCATTGAGAAAGCAAAAACTGCTGTCTCCTGCTCTGTCAGCATCAGCAACATTGGACATATCGGACGATTGGGCGAATATGCAGAGGCAGCGGCGAAGTCCGGATGTATTGGACTTATCAGCGTAGGATCAGGTGGTAAAGGTGGGGGGCCGACGGTGCCTTATGGTGGTTCGCAAGGCACTTTCAGCACAAACCCAATTGCCTTGGGGGTGCCAACCGGCGATGACAGTCCTTTTATCGTTGATTATGCCACGAGTATGATTGCTGAGGGGAAGATCCAGGTCGCGCGGAGCAAAGGTATCGACTTACCGGAGGGCTGCATCCTTGATAAAGAGGGGATGCCGAGTGTCAAACCCGCCGACTTCTACGATGGTGGTGCACTCCTTGCATTTGGGAAACATAAAGGTTATGCTCTTGCTATGTTCACTTGTCTCCTTGGTGGATTGGCTGGGACATTTGACACAGAAAGTGGCAGAATGGGTGGCACTTTCATGCAAGCCATTGATGTCAACGCTTTCACACCGGTTGATGAATATCAGAGAGGTGTCCGTGCCTTCTTAGACGGCATCAAATCCACACCACCGGCACCGGG
The genomic region above belongs to Candidatus Poribacteria bacterium and contains:
- a CDS encoding DUF4159 domain-containing protein; amino-acid sequence: MNRKVTSHALMIALMCHVIIAFVVGIYLLGQTREFKDLIGIEILELKERPTPKVATYVVKPSIKPSIPMQSTVIEQIQMQPRVETIPPRESRFQPQTGLKFSSQTVKVKPPTDPNVPKVNTLNPRVPTSVIHGEVLMLDAPDALAFSAPVVTALSVQARNVNRGIAGQLKVTLERPPGLTMVENVGAARDALDDVVKNVTLSKYVVPPLPNGEPGGRVIGKGRDIQGVFRFTRIRHTLSDWWADASALNSLTQWLNERTKIKADMNVEGGALKLNDASLFKTPLVFMTGHDPAVVRSRDLHRKNYGAGRIDGRFSDNEAAGLRRYLVEKGGLLVFDDCGVEAPAQAMTRLFLAQMRYIMPEYHIGRISNDHEVYNNFYGMGGPPIGYDIFWWGTRPPKRNYLEGISIGGKLSVIVIRRDYMCSMESISLPVRSVHYSPGVFRFMTNVVVYALTHGAISDYSGYVPKDLLREKELPTRPPAAARVGSFE
- a CDS encoding DUF4159 domain-containing protein, which gives rise to MRTKRTSGALLTSLGLHLVLAFVAGLYLIAQTPHFQEFIGVEVLKQQAPPKPTVRKLIVRSFTKPTVPTQNTIVVEQAPVKPRVTTVFGDKDIFRPQTVLGVSNQTVKVEAPINPNVPKVVAPNASVPPTVTHTDVPVSNAPDALAFFAPVASVPAGPANIGRGVAGTAVQVKIAFEHPPGLAMVEYVGAVNSSIDHVNRRINLGSDEVPPAPRGEPHGHVIGRGKDIRGVFRFTRVKHSLSDWWADASSLNALTKWLNERTKIKTDMNVEGGAVKLTDANLFKMPLAFMTGHDPALVRSRNLLGRQYGGGKLDGRLSEAAAAGLRRYLVEKGGFLVFDDCGVNAPAQGMVRLFLAQMRYVMPEHQVERIPNDHEVYNNFYEMGGPPVGFDIFWWGTRPPKRNYLEGISVGDKLSVIVVRRDYMCSMEAVSLPTRPVHYSPGVYRFMTNVVVYALTHGQISDYSGYVPENKLAKTELPTRAPQAARVGNFE
- a CDS encoding DUF4159 domain-containing protein, whose translation is MREKITSGALITSLVLHLIIAFVAGIYLVTQTERFKDLMGIEVLQPEEPPKPMIGRSLVKPAVKPTVPTRKIVIEQIQVPPRLDTVFLREPTFRSQKVLGFSYQTVRVKPPIDPNRLKVVTPNRAVPTDVIHADLLVSDAPDALAFSAPVITVPSARTKDVVRGIAGHLKATLEHPPGLSMVENVGAARDALGDVVENITLSSYVVPPLPKGEPGGRVIGKGRDIHGVFRFARVRHELSDWWADASALNALTQWLNERTKIKTDMNVEGGAVKLNDANLFKTPLAFMTGHDPGLVRSRKMYGWKYGTGRIDGRLSESEAAGMRRYLVEKGGFLVFDDCGVNAPMQAMVRLFLSQMRYVMPEYQVERISNNHEIYNNFYGMGGPPVGFDIFWWGTRPPKRNYLEGISVGEKLSVVVRRDYMCAMETVSYPTRSVHYSPGVYRFMTNVVVYALTHGSIPDYSGYVPEDLLLEKELPTRPPAAARVGSFE
- a CDS encoding Ldh family oxidoreductase gives rise to the protein MEKTHLLQAPHLHAIARNIFVAAGASRHIAEDVAEILVNANLAGHDSHGVLRVPAYLRGIDDGHLNPAAEPEVLAETPNTLRVDAQRGFGHYVSRWSISKAIEKAKTAVSCSVSISNIGHIGRLGEYAEAAAKSGCIGLISVGSGGKGGGPTVPYGGSQGTFSTNPIALGVPTGDDSPFIVDYATSMIAEGKIQVARSKGIDLPEGCILDKEGMPSVKPADFYDGGALLAFGKHKGYALAMFTCLLGGLAGTFDTESGRMGGTFMQAIDVNAFTPVDEYQRGVRAFLDGIKSTPPAPGFDEVLVPGDFEHRFRTQRLVEGIEIPDTIYNQLQEAADKLGVSIGEETIEEDDKAHYGTL